The DNA window ATGGATGGCTGCGGGGTTATTGTCAAATACCCCAAGTGACACTCTCGTGGCTCCAAGCGTTTCAAAAGCATATTTTACAGCCATTGAGACAAGAGCTTTCCCTAAACCGATGCCGCGCTTTGAATCATCGACAATGACAAAGCCCAATCGTTGTTCAGTCGTATCTTCGGCAGGAGTGCGCAATGTGATGTATCCTACAATCTCATCGTCATCTGTCATTGTCAGGGCATGCGAGCGTTGGCCGTCAATATACCGCTCGTGATATGAATTCATATCTTCGGGCGTTACGGGATAATGCTCATACCTGTCGGCGCACCATTGGCGCATAAGGTATTCGCTTTTCAGCCATGATGTGATTATCACAGCATCAGCAGGCTGATATGGGCGTAATGTGAGGTTCATGGCTGTAGTCACGTTTTATCTCGCCGATTGATTTGCCTCCGATGCCAAAGTTTTCGTCGGGCAGTTCTTTGATGGTAACGGTGAAGAACTGCTCCGGGATATGGGTTATCTCGGAGGCCGTGGCAGTAAGCCTCTCAATCAACTGTTTCTTCTGTTCAGCGGTCAACCGTCCGCTTTCTATTGATATGTAGGGCATTGTAGTCTTCTTTTGTCATGCGATAAAAGTGTTCGGTGCGCTTGTCTCCAAGAGGTGAAACGGTTTCGTGATTGGTATGATGGTACTTGAATCCGCATTT is part of the Duncaniella dubosii genome and encodes:
- the dmpI gene encoding 4-oxalocrotonate tautomerase DmpI; translation: MPYISIESGRLTAEQKKQLIERLTATASEITHIPEQFFTVTIKELPDENFGIGGKSIGEIKRDYSHEPHITPISAC